The following are encoded together in the Anoplopoma fimbria isolate UVic2021 breed Golden Eagle Sablefish chromosome 13, Afim_UVic_2022, whole genome shotgun sequence genome:
- the LOC129100655 gene encoding E3 SUMO-protein ligase ZBED1-like, translating to MADEELYVPKACNKSKVWQNFGFAKKDGKLDKTHAICKICRAAIKYTGSTTNLGTHLKRRHGETSASSSDSSMATVAASTSTPAQSISTFFHAPLATNSARSKAITEAIAFFICKDIQPYSVVENEGFQYLLNILEPRYHIPNRKLFTDKEIPLLYEKVRHEIAKSLSNAKRVAITVDGWTSRATDSYVTVTAHYIDEEWVLQNHVLQTRPFNEAHTGNNLGLLLKDVCCTWNIADKNPALVTDNAKNMLLAGVRAEINPHVRCIAHTLNLASQKSLKVDRVSELLVKVRKITTFFHRSPQATEVLREMQAQLHMPNHKLIHDVPTRWNSSLDMLERFWEQQPAVLNTLLSRKIKRGEGLASLTEEDMTLIPEVIKLMSPLKVATTLLSEEKHPTISMISPIQAKLQKHFQPDESDLLEISVMKERFRQDFDGRYTYLQDLLYYAAVLDPRFKDLAFLEDHGTKDMVFTKLTAEVVMMEEEASDSGTLNEGQAEVDRSPEEERDDVPPKKTALNQMFGDFLTARAPMKTTRERELSKLCKVDPYLDTHPPPYSPPLTGPPAADEEEEEDKPQASTSASAPKAGPSSLSARGVL from the exons ATGGCTGATGAGGAGTTATACGTCCCTAAAGCTTGCAATAAGTCCAAGGTTTGGCAAAACTTTGGCTTTgcaaagaaagatggaaaattGGATAAGACCCAtgcaatatgcaaaatatgtcgTGCTGCCATAAAGTACACAGGCAGCACGACTAATTTAGGTACTCACCTGAAGAGGCGACATGGTGAGACGTCTGCCTCATCCTCCGATTCATCTATGGCTACAGTGGCTGCCTCAACAAGTACACCTGCGCAAAGTATTTCCACCTTTTTTCATGCCCCGCTGGCTACCAACTCAGCTCGATCAAAGGCAATAACCGAAGCCATTGCCTTCTTTATTTGCAAAGATATTCAGCCTTACAGTGTTGTTGAAAACGAGGGCTTCCAATACCTCCTAAACATTCTGGAGCCGAGGTACCACATCCCGAATAGGAAGCTTTTCACAGATAAAGAAATCCCTCTTCTGTATGAAAAAGTGAGGCATGAAATAGCTAAATCGTTGAGCAATGCCAAAAGAGTTGCTATTACAGTTGATGGTTGGACGTCTCGCGCCACTGACTCCTATGTCACCGTAACGGCACATTACATCGATGAAGAGTGGGTTTTACAAAACCACGTCCTTCAAACCAGACCGTTCAACGAGGCTCACACAGGGAATAATCTGGGACTTTTACTGAAGGACGTTTGTTGCACATGGAACATCGCAGACAAGAACCCAGCGTTGGTCACGGACAACGCAAAAAATATGTTACTGGCTGGAGTTCGTGCAGAGATAAACCCCCATGTGCGATGCATCGCGCACACGCTCAATCTGGCCTCACAAAAATCCCTGAAGGTGGACAGGGTGTCAGAGCTTCTGGTGAAAGTGAGGAAgattacaactttttttcacagaagCCCACAAGCAACTGAGGTTCTACGTGAAATGCAGGCCCAGTTACACATGCCAAATCACAAGCTCATCCATGATGTTCCCACAAGATGGAACAGTTCACTTGACATGTTGGAGCGTTTTTGGGAGCAGCAGCCTGCTGTGTTGAACACTCTTCTGTCAAGGAAGATAAAGAGGGGAGAAGGATTAGCCAGCCTGACAGAGGAAGACATGACACTGATCCCAGAGGTCATCAAATTGATGTCCCCTCTGAAAGTGGCAACAACACTCCTCAGTGAGGAAAAACACCCCACTATCTCAATGATCTCCCCAATACAGGCCAAACTTCAGAAGCATTTCCAGCCAGATGAGAGCGATCTGCTGGAAATTTCTGTGATGAAGGAGCGATTCCGACAGGATTTTGATGGTCGCTACACGTATCTCCAAGACCTCCTCTACTATGCTGCAGTGCTCGATCCACGGTTCAAAGACCTGGCTTTCTTGGAAGACCACGGCACCAAGGACATGGTATTCACGAAGCTAACAGCAGAGGTGGtgatgatggaggaagag GCAAGTGACAGTGGCACACTCAATGAGGGCCAGGCAGAGGTTGACAGAAGcccagaggaagagagag ATGATGTCCCCCCCAAGAAGACAGCCTTGAACCAGATGTTTGGGGATTTCCTCACTGCGAGAGCACCAATGAAGACCACAAGGGAGAGG GAGCTGTCCAAGCTATGTAAAGTGGACCCTTATCTAGACACCCATCCTCCCCCGTACAGCCCTCCACTGACAGGACCACCAGCTgcagacgaggaggaagaagaagacaaaccaCAAGCCTCAACCTCAGCCTCAGCCCCTAAAGCAGGACCCTCCAGCTTATCCGCCCGAGGAGTCCTCTAA